The following coding sequences lie in one Flavobacterium cyclinae genomic window:
- a CDS encoding TonB-dependent receptor plug domain-containing protein: MKKLIVFFLSLSFCFTFSQEADSLKTKELKEVLVVGTKAALHEKQTKTLATLDEFLQKSTKVDLIKRGAYAWEPIINGMATERTVVTIDGMRIFGACTDKMDPVTSYVEVSNLSEATISSGQQGSCHGNTIGGSIDLKRSQRQFTNAGWEFFVNSGYETNNHQKIIGSAINYADSLFYVDTDVMFRDAENYKAGNNKEIQFSQFRKLNLSATSGYRLAPNKNIEASVIFDRATDVGYPALPMDVSLAEALITSVKFNYKPSFDSIDNWETKLYFNTITHTMDDTKRPDVPIHMDMPGWSDTYGFYSKVNRKYKKHQFLANLNSFYNRSVAEMTMYPSDPNENLMFMYTWPDVRTLYAGIYLEDNFEINCHSNLKFTTNLGFHNNNVASDFGLQSLQIFYPEMDASKSRFLKSFSTNYFYNKDGISYGFGMGYGERAPSVSEGYGFYLYNSFDGFDYIGNPNLKNEKSLEGNANIGFKNAKWQTKISASYFHIYDYIIGIPDASVAPMTIGANGIKVYTALDYATILSSDFTVSYQLSDFWIWKGQFVYNLGKDNENNGLPFMSPFNYMTSLGFRPGKFSSELQLKGNTTQTQYNAFYGEDKTPDYAIVNANFGYKFTFEKSKMMLNMGVENMFDANYTTYTDWKNIPRMGRNIFINLMFQF; encoded by the coding sequence ATGAAAAAATTAATAGTATTTTTTCTGTCACTTTCGTTTTGTTTTACTTTTAGTCAAGAAGCGGATTCTCTTAAAACCAAAGAACTCAAAGAAGTTTTGGTAGTAGGAACAAAAGCAGCTTTACACGAAAAACAAACCAAAACACTTGCTACTTTAGACGAATTTCTGCAAAAATCAACCAAAGTAGATTTAATCAAAAGAGGTGCTTATGCTTGGGAACCCATCATCAACGGAATGGCAACTGAACGAACCGTAGTTACCATCGACGGAATGCGAATCTTTGGTGCTTGTACCGATAAAATGGATCCTGTAACTTCCTATGTTGAAGTATCTAATTTGTCAGAAGCTACCATTTCTTCAGGGCAACAAGGCAGTTGTCATGGAAATACGATTGGTGGTTCTATCGATTTAAAAAGAAGCCAACGCCAATTTACTAATGCGGGTTGGGAATTCTTTGTTAACTCAGGTTATGAAACGAATAATCACCAAAAAATCATAGGCTCAGCCATCAATTATGCTGATAGTTTATTTTATGTGGATACCGATGTAATGTTTCGCGATGCCGAAAATTACAAAGCAGGAAATAACAAAGAAATTCAATTTTCACAGTTCAGAAAACTGAATCTTTCCGCCACTTCGGGTTACCGATTAGCTCCCAATAAAAACATTGAAGCTTCTGTAATTTTTGATAGAGCTACTGATGTTGGTTATCCTGCATTACCAATGGATGTTTCTTTGGCGGAAGCTTTGATTACTTCAGTAAAATTCAATTACAAACCAAGTTTTGATTCAATCGATAATTGGGAAACCAAACTCTATTTCAATACGATTACACACACCATGGACGACACCAAACGTCCTGATGTTCCTATTCACATGGATATGCCAGGTTGGAGCGATACCTATGGTTTTTATTCCAAAGTAAATAGGAAATACAAAAAACATCAATTTTTAGCCAATTTGAATTCGTTTTACAATCGTTCCGTTGCCGAAATGACAATGTATCCGTCTGATCCAAACGAAAACTTAATGTTTATGTACACTTGGCCTGATGTTCGTACGTTGTATGCTGGAATTTATTTGGAAGATAATTTCGAAATCAACTGTCATTCGAATTTGAAATTCACCACCAATTTAGGTTTTCATAATAACAATGTAGCGAGTGATTTCGGCTTACAAAGTTTACAGATTTTTTATCCTGAAATGGATGCTTCAAAATCTCGATTCCTAAAAAGTTTTTCCACTAATTATTTCTATAACAAAGACGGAATTTCGTATGGATTCGGAATGGGGTATGGCGAACGCGCTCCATCAGTTTCAGAAGGGTATGGGTTTTATTTGTACAACAGTTTTGATGGATTTGATTACATTGGGAACCCAAACTTAAAAAACGAAAAATCATTAGAAGGAAATGCCAATATTGGTTTCAAAAATGCGAAATGGCAAACCAAAATATCAGCATCGTATTTTCATATTTACGATTATATCATTGGAATTCCGGATGCTTCGGTAGCGCCTATGACTATTGGTGCCAATGGAATAAAAGTCTATACTGCTTTAGATTATGCGACTATTTTATCTTCCGATTTTACGGTAAGTTATCAATTATCAGATTTCTGGATTTGGAAAGGACAATTCGTCTATAACTTAGGAAAAGACAATGAGAATAACGGATTGCCTTTTATGAGTCCGTTTAATTACATGACTTCTTTAGGCTTTAGACCAGGAAAATTTAGCTCGGAATTACAACTAAAAGGAAATACTACACAAACTCAATACAATGCTTTTTATGGTGAAGACAAAACACCAGATTATGCGATTGTAAATGCCAATTTTGGATATAAATTTACTTTTGAGAAATCAAAAATGATGCTAAATATGGGTGTTGAAAACATGTTCGATGCCAATTATACTACTTATACCGATTGGAAAAATATTCCAAGAATGGGACGAAATATCTTTATTAATTTGATGTTTCAGTTTTAA
- a CDS encoding Crp/Fnr family transcriptional regulator: MQIDLDLLFTWGAIAKEYKKNEIIFHEEESANFYYQIIDGCVRMYNSNDEGKEFTQGYFKNGQSFGEPPLFIDEVYPSTAVVFKDSKIIKISKEKFLKILEEYPFIQKQFLNLMATRIHTKAKTTKDIVNQKPEFRILAFLNAHKNPDCSKKELVEFTRQEIANFTGLRVETVIRELSRLSKTNKVEIINHKLYY, from the coding sequence ATGCAGATTGATTTAGATTTATTATTTACTTGGGGCGCTATTGCCAAGGAGTACAAGAAAAATGAAATTATTTTTCATGAAGAGGAATCAGCGAATTTTTATTATCAAATTATTGACGGTTGCGTAAGAATGTACAATTCAAATGATGAAGGAAAAGAGTTTACCCAAGGCTATTTTAAAAATGGTCAGAGTTTTGGAGAACCTCCTTTATTTATTGATGAAGTATATCCTTCTACAGCAGTAGTTTTCAAAGATTCCAAGATTATAAAAATTTCAAAAGAGAAGTTTTTAAAGATTTTAGAGGAATATCCCTTTATTCAAAAACAATTCTTGAATTTAATGGCAACTCGAATTCACACCAAAGCCAAAACCACTAAAGACATTGTAAACCAAAAACCAGAGTTTAGAATTTTAGCTTTTCTAAATGCACACAAAAACCCCGATTGTTCTAAAAAAGAATTAGTGGAATTTACAAGACAAGAAATTGCCAACTTTACAGGATTACGTGTGGAAACGGTGATTAGAGAGCTTTCAAGATTAAGTAAAACGAATAAAGTGGAAATTATTAATCACAAATTATATTACTGA
- a CDS encoding RrF2 family transcriptional regulator, which produces MFSKSCNYAIKATIFIAKHSLEEKKVGFVDIAKEIDSPQAFTAKILQILVKAGIIDSVKGVNGGFYIPKKRIASTFLVEIVDAIDGDAVFHGCGLGLSHCSETHPCPVHDKFKSIRNELAYMLETTNLEELALGIKSGETFLKSL; this is translated from the coding sequence ATGTTTTCAAAATCATGCAATTATGCTATAAAAGCTACTATATTTATTGCTAAACATTCCTTAGAAGAAAAAAAGGTAGGTTTTGTTGATATCGCTAAAGAAATCGATTCGCCACAAGCGTTTACAGCTAAAATTTTACAAATACTTGTAAAAGCTGGTATTATCGATTCTGTTAAAGGTGTAAATGGTGGATTTTATATTCCGAAAAAACGTATTGCTTCAACTTTCTTAGTTGAAATCGTTGATGCTATTGATGGTGATGCCGTTTTTCATGGTTGCGGATTAGGTTTATCTCATTGCTCAGAAACTCATCCTTGTCCGGTGCATGATAAATTTAAAAGTATTCGTAATGAACTAGCGTATATGCTAGAAACCACGAATTTAGAAGAATTAGCTTTGGGAATTAAGTCAGGAGAAACTTTCTTGAAATCGCTATAA